A region from the Acyrthosiphon pisum isolate AL4f chromosome A1, pea_aphid_22Mar2018_4r6ur, whole genome shotgun sequence genome encodes:
- the LOC100162683 gene encoding inositol polyphosphate 1-phosphatase — MLSRRCAYRSQVSRGAHGVCTMFSSDGMTCPPDADGTAACGHRRRCSGLIGCALLASEAAAHVARLCRSNPRLLSMLVQEKCGDDANSSRFAHDFKTLADVLVQRVVSKRIGRQFPELEGNVYGEENDTIQNNKGQDVTIQVGETVEETLQCLTKALGDDLDSAKSLAEAAHKEFESKDLNVDCYPPEEENLDLEKIGIWIDPIDSTNEYINGNVDTINEYGFHSSGLHCVTVNIGLFDKYSGKPIAGVINQPFFEFDAVNGWNGRCYWAYCDGQKSLNSLPEFISCNQELVVTSNSETDAAKAALRRSGYTVATASGAGYKMLCVALGIVKCYALTKDSTYAWDTCAAHAMLASQGGKACQCNTADGPLTYRPKTAGGGRAHCNAAGVIASRDPQTVDRVHALLSPLHLHCSSSS; from the exons ATGTTGTCGCGGCGGTGTGCATATCGCTCCCAAGTTTCACGCGGCGCGCACGGCGTCTGCACTATGTTCTCCTCCGATGGCATGACGTGCCCTCCGGACGCCGACGGGACCGCGGCTTGTGGTCACCGGCGACGATGCAGCGGCTTGATCGGTTGCGCGCTTCTCGCTTCCGAAGCGGCGGCCCACGTCGCCAGGCTGTGCCGGTCCAACCCGCGACTGCTGTCAATGTTGGTTCAGGAGAAGTGTGGCGACGACGCCAATAGCAGCCGGTTCGCGCATGACTTCAAGACGCTGGCCGACGTGCTGGTGCAGCGAGTGGTCTCTAAACGCATCGGCCGACAG TTTCCAGAACTCGAAGGGAACGTGTATGGCGAAGAAAATGAtacaatacaaaacaataaaggTCAAGATGTCACCATACAAGTCGGAGAGACAGTAGAAGAGACGTTGCAGTGTTTGACGAAAGCTCTGGGCGACGATTTGGACTCGGCCAAGAGCTTAGCCGAAGCTGCTCACAAAGAGTTCGAATCAAAAGATCTCAACGTTGACTGTTATCCGCCTGAAGAGGAAAATCTCGATTTGGAGAAAATCGGAATATGGATCGATCCCATTg ATTCAACAAACGAATATATAAACGGAAATGTCGATACCATAAACGAATACGGATTCCACTCCAGCGGACTTCACTGTGTTACAGTCAATATTGGTTTGTTCGACAAGTACAGCGGAAAACCTATTGCTGGTGTCATCAATCAACCGTTTTTCGAATTCGACGCCGTCAATGG GTGGAATGGAAGATGTTACTGGGCGTATTGCGACGGACAGAAAAGTTTAAACTCGTTGCCAGAATTCATTAGCTGCAATCAG GAGTTGGTGGTGACTAGCAACAGCGAGACAGACGCGGCCAAGGCGGCGCTAAGGCGGTCCGGTTACACGGTGGCCACGGCGTCCGGGGCCGGTTACAAGATGCTGTGCGTGGCGCTGGGCATCGTCAAGTGCTACGCGCTGACCAAGGACTCGACGTACGCATGGGACACGTGCGCCGCGCACGCAATGCTAGCGTCACAGGGAGGCAAGGCCTGCCAATGCAACACAGCCGACGGGCCACTGACGTATCGGCCCAAGACCGCTGGCGGCGGACGGGCCCACTGCAACGCGGCCGGTGTGATCGCTTCGCGCGACCCACAAACCGTCGACCGGGTGCACGCGCTCCTGTCACCGCTGCACCTgcactgcagcagcagcagttgA
- the LOC100163085 gene encoding eukaryotic translation initiation factor eIF1, with the protein MSIQNLNVFDPFADAIKGADDDVQDGLVHIRIQQRNGRKTLTTVQGLSSEYDLKKIVRACKKEFACNGTVVEHPEYGEVLQLQGDQRENICQWLTKCGLAKSDQLKVHGF; encoded by the exons ATGTCAATCCAGAATCTCAACGTATTCG acCCGTTTGCTGATGCAATCAAGGGTGCAGACGATGACGTTCAAGACGGGCTTGTTCACATAAGAATTCAACAGCGTAATGGTCGTAAAACATTAACAACGGTTCAAGGTTTATCTTcagaatatgatttaaaaaagatTGTACGCGCCTGCAAAAAG gAGTTTGCTTGCAACGGTACAGTAGTTGAACATCCTGAATACGGTGAAGTGTTACAATTACAAGGGGACCAGCGAGAAAACATTTGCCAATGGTTAACTAAATGTGGTCTTGCCAAGTCTGATCAACTCAAGGTCCACGGTTTCTAA